One window of Triticum dicoccoides isolate Atlit2015 ecotype Zavitan chromosome 5A, WEW_v2.0, whole genome shotgun sequence genomic DNA carries:
- the LOC119298549 gene encoding germin-like protein 8-11, which translates to MASSSFFLLLAALLALVSWQATASDPSPLQDFCVADMNSPVRVNGFVCKNPMEVNADDFFKAANLDKPRVPNKVGSNVTLINVMQIAGLNTLGISIARIDYAPLGQNPPHTHPRATEILTVLEGTLYVGFVTSNQPAPNKNKFFSKVLNKGDVFVFPVGLIHFQFNPNPHLPAVAIAALSSQNPGAITIANAVFGSDPPISDDVLAKAFQVEKNTIDYLQAQFWENNHY; encoded by the exons ATGGCATCCTCCTCTTTCTTTCTCCTCCTTGCTGCACTTCTTGCGTTAGTCTCATGGCAGGCCACTGCTTCTGATCCTAGCCCACTCCAGGACTTTTGTGTCGCCGACATGAATTCACCAG TCCGTGTCAATGGGTTTGTTTGCAAGAACCCGATGGAGGTCAATGCAGATGACTTCTTCAAGGCGGCCAACCTCGACAAGCCTAGGGTGCCCAACAAGGTTGGATCCAACGTCACTTTGATCAACGTCATGCAGATTGCTGGACTGAACACCCTCGGCATATCAATTGCGCGCATCGACTATGCTCCCTTGGGCCAAAACCCACCACATACGCACCCTCGCGCCACTGAGATCCTCACGGTGCTCGAGGGAACACTGTACGTTGGCTTTGTGACATCCAACCAGCCCGCCCCCAACAAAAACAAGTTCTTCTCCAAGGTGCTCAACAAAGGTGATGTGTTTGTCTTCCCCGTGGGGCTCATCCACTTCCAATTCAACCCCAACCCCCACCTGCCTGCTGTTGCAATTGCCGCGCTAAGCAGCCAGAACCCAGGGGCTATCACAATTGCCAATGCAGTGTTTGGGTCAGACCCACCAATATCAGATGATGTTCTTGCCAAGGCATTTCAGGTGGAAAAGAACACAATAGACTATCTCCAGGCTCAGTTCTGGGAGAACAACCACTACTAA
- the LOC119298550 gene encoding germin-like protein 8-5 — protein MASSSSILLFAALLALVSWQATASDPSPLQDFCVADLHSPVRVNGFVCKNPMEVNADDFFKAANLEKPRVTNKVGSNVTLINVMQIAGLNTLGISIARIDYAPLGQNPPHTHPRATEILTVLEGTLYVGFVTSNQPAPNRNKFLSKMLNEGDVFVFPVGLIHFQFNPNPHQPAIAIAALSSQNPGAITIANAVFGSDPPISYDVLAKAFQVERNTIDYLQAQFWENNHN, from the exons ATGGCATCATCCTCTTCCATCCTTCTCtttgctgctcttcttgcactgGTCTCATGGCAGGCCACTGCCTCTGATCCTAGCCCACTCCAGGACTTTTGCGTCGCCGACCTGCATTCACCAG TGCGTGTCAATGGGTTTGTTTGCAAGAACCCGATGGAAGTTAACGCAGACGACTTCTTCAAGGCAGCCAACCTCGAGAAGCCTAGGGTGACCAACAAGGTTGGATCCAACGTCACTTTGATCAACGTCATGCAGATTGCTGGACTCAACACCCTCGGCATCTCAATTGCGCGCATCGACTATGCTCCCTTGGGTCAGAACCCACCACATACGCACCCTCGCGCCACTGAGATCCTCACGGTGCTCGAGGGGACACTATATGTTGGCTTTGTCACATCCAACCAGCCCGCCCCCAACAGAAACAAGTTCCTTTCCAAGATGCTCAACGAAGGTGATGTGTTTGTCTTCCCTGTGGGGCTCATCCACTTCCAATTCAACCCCAACCCCCACCAGCCCGCTATTGCAATTGCCGCGCTCAGCAGCCAGAACCCAGGGGCTATCACAATTGCCAATGCAGTGTTTGGGTCGGACCCACCAATATCATATGATGTTCTTGCCAAGGCATTTCAGGTGGAAAGGAATACAATAGACTATCTCCAGGCTCAATTTTGGGAGAACAACCACAACTAA
- the LOC119304333 gene encoding germin-like protein 8-5, which translates to MASSPSFLLLAALLALVSWQAVASHPGPLQDFCVADMQSPVRVNGFVCKNPMEVNADDFFKAAALDKPRVTNKVGSNVTLINVMQIAGLNTLGISIARIDYAPLGQNPPHTHPRATEILTVLEGTLYVGFVTSNLPAPARNKFFSKVLNKGDVFVFPVGLIHFQFNPNPHQPAVAIAALSSQNPGAITIANAVFGSDPPISDDVLAKAFQVEKNTIDWLQAQFWENNHN; encoded by the exons ATGGCATCCtccccttctttccttctcctcGCTGCTCTTCTTGCCTTGGTCTCATGGCAGGCCGTTGCATCCCATCCTGGCCCGCTCCAGGACTTTTGTGTCGCCGACATGCAATCACCAG TGCGTGTCAATGGATTTGTTTGCAAGAACCCGATGGAGGTCAATGCTGATGACTTCTTCAAGGCAGCCGCCCTTGACAAGCCTAGGGTGACCAACAAGGTTGGCTCCAACGTCACCTTGATCAATGTCATGCAGATTGCCGGACTCAACACCCTCGGCATCTCAATCGCGCGCATCGACTATGCTCCCTTGGGCCAGAACCCACCACATACGCACCCCCGCGCCACTGAGATCCTCACAGTGCTCGAGGGGACACTATACGTTGGCTTTGTCACATCCAACCTGCCCGCCCCAGCCAGAAACAAGTTCTTCTCGAAGGTGCTCAACAAAGGTGATGTGTTTGTCTTCCCCGTGGGGCTCATCCACTTCCAATTCAACCCCAACCCCCATCAGCCCGCCGTTGCAATTGCCGCGCTCAGCAGCCAGAACCCAGGGGCTATCACAATTGCCAATGCAGTGTTTGGGTCAGACCCACCAATATCCGATGATGTTCTTGCCAAGGCGTTTCAGGTGGAAAAGAATACAATAGACTGGCTCCAGGCTCAGTTCTGGGAGAACAACCACAACTAA